In the genome of Cuculus canorus isolate bCucCan1 chromosome 28, bCucCan1.pri, whole genome shotgun sequence, one region contains:
- the S100A7 gene encoding protein S100-A7: MSASTTSTSPQSRQFPGNCSMEKALEAIVNIFHQYSVRDNELDLLSFKDFKTLLQEQASNFLQVCDRNRRDYLSELFKETDINHDSQISFEEYTTVLAKLADYVHRLSHGQDPCKPEKD, encoded by the exons ATGTCTGCAAGCACTACATCCACCTCCCCACAGTCTCGGCAGTTTCCAGGAAACTGCAGCATGGAGAAGGCCCTGGAAGCCATTGTGAATATCTTCCACCAGTACAGTGTCCGGGATAATGAGCTCGACTTACTCAGCTTCAAGGACTTCAAGACAttgctgcaggagcaggcaTCGAACTTCCTGCAAGTTTGT GACAGGAATCGTCGCGACTACTTGTCTGAGCTTTTCAAAGAGACAGACATAAACCATGACAGCCAGATTAGTTTTGAGGAGTACACCACCGTGTTGGCCAAGCTGGCTGACTATGTCCATCGCCTGAGCCATGGCCAAGACCCCTGTAAGCCAGAGAAGGATTGA